CTTCCATCTCAAACCACCCCATCATATGCTCCCAAATCTGTTGAAAAAGATCTCAAGTGATGAATGTAAGAACTAATGTGCTAAGTTCAAAATGAAGATTGAGATATACCTGAACCATCCTCACTTCTTGTATTGCTCCTCTAACAGATACAGACCGAACCAGGCTTGGTACTAGCATAGCTGGAGGTTCTACAGAACCTGAACTATTGACTCTGCTAACAGCTGAAGGGTGAACAACCACAGATACTTCACTTGAGAAGGATCCGTTTGTCATTCTATATCTTGGCCTATGTGTAGTAAAGTTTATTGGTGTTAGAAGTATGTATGCAAGAGAAAAAATATGTAATAAAGGGTTGAAAAGAGACATACTTTGGGAAGATAGTTCCTTCTCTAAGGTAAAGCCAATCATTTGTGTACTCATCAAACTCTCCAACCACTGCAATCACATAAGACACTCCTCTTCTAAATGACCTTTCCTGAAACACAACTACAGCTCCATACAACCCGACAAAGATGCTGGCGAAGATGGTCGTCAAGACAAATCCAATGACGATAATAGGCCATAGAAGTATTGTTAAACCAGCAACTGGGATGCAAGCTATCTCAAGGAATGGTCCTTCTCGGTTAATCGCATCTTGAGCTAGTCTGAACCATCCTTTGAACAGAAGGTAAGGGCTTTTGACGACAGCTATTGCAGTGAAAAGAGGGATGTCTATAACTAGTCCTATGATTCCTACAATGATGCATCCAGGAACATGAATCAACCTGCAAGAAGAGACCAGACATCAATACACAAAAATCAGCAAAAAGTAAAactatatgttataatattgAGCCCCTTTACCTAAGAGTTTGAAGCTCATCTGAGGCAGGGGATTCTCGCAGTTCCTTTAAGTAAAGTGGATAAGAATGGTAACAAAGATCTGCAAAATCGGTAACCACTGTACAACTTCCTTTGATTGTTCCCCAAGTTCCATCCTAATAGTACATAATAAACAGAGTCAAAGTGATATGGTTCACTAAAGAAGTACTCAAGTGAAAGTTATTTTAAAGTACCACAAGACAGTGGAAGAACTTGTTGGACTCAGTGTCTTGTCTGAATGCTTCAAAAGCAGAGATCCATGGAGTGAAGAATCCATAGCCAACACCAACAAGGACACTAACTGCTATACTTAGACCTAACCATATACCAAACAGTGCAGGAAGGGCTACCAAGATTGCTAGTTTCAGAGGGATATCAAATCGGTTTGTCctgaaatttggaaaaaaaaaacacaaaaagaccATTGTTTATGGAAGTATTCTCATTGAGAAATTTTTTTGCAGGAGAATATGAGAAATAGAGTTGAATATATACTTTGCAACAGTGTAAACAGTCCAAGTAACATGTGCAGGGAACAAACCAAGAATCACTCCAACGT
The sequence above is drawn from the Brassica napus cultivar Da-Ae chromosome A8, Da-Ae, whole genome shotgun sequence genome and encodes:
- the LOC106361421 gene encoding uncharacterized membrane protein At3g27390-like, which codes for MAVVNNLGSCLKISYVIFAFCSAFFLGALKGLIVGPIAGLTLIAGNVGVILGLFPAHVTWTVYTVAKTNRFDIPLKLAILVALPALFGIWLGLSIAVSVLVGVGYGFFTPWISAFEAFRQDTESNKFFHCLVDGTWGTIKGSCTVVTDFADLCYHSYPLYLKELRESPASDELQTLRLIHVPGCIIVGIIGLVIDIPLFTAIAVVKSPYLLFKGWFRLAQDAINREGPFLEIACIPVAGLTILLWPIIVIGFVLTTIFASIFVGLYGAVVVFQERSFRRGVSYVIAVVGEFDEYTNDWLYLREGTIFPKPRYRMTNGSFSSEVSVVVHPSAVSRVNSSGSVEPPAMLVPSLVRSVSVRGAIQEVRMVQIWEHMMGWFEMEGKELLDQGVLTPADLYESLKGRHGNESSIISVGLPSYALLHTLLRSIKAGAHGVLLLDGSEVTHLNRPQDKFLDWFFNPIMVLKDQIRVIKLGESEVRYLEKVVLFGNHEQRMEAWDNSGNLPQENLRAAQIQGISRRMMGMVRSVSKLPTYRRRFRQVVKALITYWLEKQGLNRTGSMSSGDFIEEV